AGAAGACCAATAACTTCCCAATTTTCTTCTGTTAAGTTTATTCAATTAGCCTCCACCACAGTAATCAGACGGTTTAAATTGAAACAGCTAATCTTACTTATATTGAGGTCTCTTATTCTTCTCCTGTTAACTCTTCTTTTCGCCAGGCCTGTGGTGAGGAGAATGCCTCTGTTTGCCCAGGCAGAAGGGGTCTCACGGTCCAGTGTAATTCTCATCGACAACTCTTATTCTATGGGATATGTGGAAGAAGGAGAATCCCGCTTCGCTCTAGCCAAGAAAGTGGCCAGACGTATTCTGAAAATGACCAAAAGAGGTGACCGCGCAGCACTCTTTTTAATTTCCGATGAGGTGAAGCCTTTAGTCTCTTATCTCACTGACGACAAGCAGATTCTCTGGGAGAGATTGGAGGAAGGCTCCTTGAGTTTCCGTCCTACGAATCTCTTCCCGGGCATCTCTCAGGCATATAAAATTCTCCAGGAGTCCGGTTCACCAAATAGAGAGATTATCCTGATTGCAGATTTGGGAATTAACGGATGGCAGGGAATTGACGGAAAGAGTATAAAAGAATTCGACCCGGAAGTGAAGTTTATTATTATCGATTTAAATAGGGAATCGCTTTCCAATGTCGCTGTAGCAAAAGTCGATTGTCGCCGACTGACTATGGGAGAGACTTCCCAGATATCAATTAAAATAAGAAATTATTCTAAAGAAAAAATTTCCCGTCTATTTGTTTCAGTTTTCCTGGAGCCGCAAAGCAAGTTTCAAATTGACAGAGAAACTGGAGAGAAAGTAGGCCAGGGCTTTGTAGATTTAAAAGGGGGAAGAAAAGCCAGTAAAGATTTCTTCTACAATTTCCCTCGAGAAGGAACTTATCTGGGGAAAGTAGAGATTCAGGAAGACAGTCTCCCTTCTGACGATAGATTCTACTTTAAAGCAGAGGCCTTAGAGAAAATTAAGGTGCTCCTGATTGATGGCCATCCGGGAATTTCCTCTTTTTCCAGTGAGACATTCTATTTAACACTCAGCCTTTCACCGACCACCTCCGAAGTTTCCCCTATACAGTCACCGTTAGTGGTGAAGGTGGTCACGCTAGATGGATTTCCCCAAGAGAAATTAGATGATTTTTCTGTAATCTTCCTGGCTAATGTGGGAAAAGTTACCAGTTCCTTAAGGGAGAGACTCACAAATTTTGTCCGGGAAGGAGGGGGAGTCGTCTTTTCCCTGGGTGATAACGTGAATGCCCAAGAATATAATCTTAATTTTGACAACCTCCTGCCAGCTGAGTTGGTGGAAGTTAAAGGAAAATCTAAAGGAGAAAGAGAATTCAAAGCGATTGATTTTCAAGACTTTACTCACCCAATCTTACAGGTTTTTGCCCAAGGGAAAGAGGGAGATTTAACCCGAACAAGATTCTACCAATACTTCGCCACTCAGGTTAAACCTTCAGCAAAGGTGGTTCTCGGTCTTGCAGATGGACTACCTTTACTTATCGAGGGAGAACTGCCGTATCCCGGGGCAGGGAAGGTGTTACTGTTCACCTCTACTTTAGATCGAGACTGGAATAACTTGCCCACCAAGCCAGTCTTTTTACCTTTAATCCAACAGATGGTTCGCTACCTAGCTCTCTCTACTTTAAGGGAAGAACCTTGGGGAACTTTTCTTGTTGGCGAGGAAATAAGATATAAACTGGGCCCAGGAGAATTACCTCCATCTGTAGAAATAATCGGTCCTCAGGGAAAAAAGTTTTCAGTGATTCCCGTCCAGAAGAGAGATTTCTCTGGTATAGAATTTGGCCCTGTGGAGGTGCCTGGTATCTATCAGCTCTCATACATAACGGATGGAAAATGGAATAATAAATATCTACCGCTTAACCTCAATATAGAAAGCAATGAGTCTGACCTGGCCAAAATGGGAACCAGGGAAATAAGAAAACTTTTTCTCGCCACACCTATTAAAATAATCGATGACTTGACTAATTTAGAAAAGGAGATTCTACAACTCCTCTATGGAAAGGAAATATCCAAAAATTTAATCTTTCTTTTAGTGGGGTTCCTATTTTTAGAGGTTTTTCTGGCAAATCCGCGGGGAAAGAGGTAATTTGTGATGGGACATGGGAAGTTTGGCTCGCTACTCGTCATAGGTATAGTTATTTGTAATTTGATTGCCAGTCCTCTTCCAGCCGAACAGAGGGACAGGTTTGTGTTCAGCCAATTGCGTTATAAAGGAGGAGACTGGGATCCCTATCCTACAGCATATAAGGAAATTCTCCATTACCTGACGACAACTACCAGTGTGAGGGCTCAAACAGCAAGAAGAGAGTTATCATTGAGTGATCCGGAACTTTTTTTCTCTCCTTTTCTGTATATGAGCGGCAAGGAGGAATTTGCTCCCTTCACTGCACAAGAAATAGAGAATCTTAGGCGTTATTTGTCCTGTGGAGGCCTACTGTTAATTGACGATGCTTCGGGAGGGAGAGATCTCGGATTCAACAGGGCAGTGCTGAGGGAAATGGAGAAGTTCTTCCCTGAAGGGAAGCTAAAAAGGATTCCCCCAGACCATGCTGTTTTTCGTTCATTCTATCTATCGCCCAGGGTTGTTGGCCGAAGGGTAGGAAATCCTTATCTGGAAGGCATCGATATTGATGGTCAAACAGTGGTAATCTACTCCCAGAATGACCTGGGAGGAGCCTGGGTTAGAGATAGATTAGGGAACTGGCTTTACGAATGTGTTCCCGGGGGAGAATTGCAAAGATTGGAAGCAATGAAACTCTTTTTAAACGTCATTATCTATTCTTTAACTGGCACATATAAGAAGGATACTATTCATCAACCCTATATTCAACAGAAACTCAAAACTCGGAGGACAGCACCGTAAACGGAGTTTTTGGTAGCGTAGGGGCGACCTTTATGGTCGCCCAAGGGCTTGTCCCCGTAAAAATTACGCCCATAAAGGGCTACACTACGATTACGCTTTGCTGAGAGGAAGGCTAACTGTGGGAACTCTCCATTTTTCTTTAGACCCTAATAGACTGTGGCTGGTAATAGCCACTATTCTCGTCTTAGTAGTTCTCTTATACTGGAATTTCAAATGGATAGGGAAAAGGAAAGGTCTATTTTTTATGTTGAGGCTATCAATCTATCTCCTTCTCATATTTCTTCTCTTTGAGCCAGTAAGAACTATAGAAGAAGAGCCGGATGAGGAAGCAAGCGTCGCTTTTTTGATAGATACCTCAAGCAGCATGGGAGTGAAGGATCCTATTTCCCGGTTCTCTCTGGTCAAAGAATTTCTGAAAGGTCCTTTGCTTGAAGGATTAAAAGAGAAATACAATCTCCTCTTTTTTACTTTCGCTTCCACCTTCAGGCGAGCTACAGCAGAGGAAATCCTGCAGTCGATTCCTCAAGGAAAATCGACTGATATTGGACAGGCTTTGGATGGCTTAGAAGAAGAACTTCGTGGCCAGAGACTGGCGGGAATTTTCCTCGTTACAGACGGGGCTCATAATGCAGGAAGAGATCCCCGTCTGGCAACTGAAAGGATTCCTGCCTCTATCTTTTCCGTGGGCGTGGGGAATCCCCGGGAATTCAAGGATTTGCAAATTTCCGAAGTTCAAGTTAGCGATTTTGTCTTCAAGAATACTCCCACAGATATAGGGGTAAACATAAGAAGTTATGGATTTGAAAATAAGGAGATATCGGTTATTTTAAAGAAAGAGACGGAAATACTCCAGACAAAGAAAGTTCGCATGCCCGAAGATGGGAAAGAGGTCTCTTTGAGTTTGCGCTTCACTCCCCGCTCGATAGGTTCTTTCCACTATACGATTTCCGTTCCCTCTTATAGAGGTGAAATCTCCTTTGTCAATAACAGAAAAGATTTCACTCTCCAGGTACTTCGGGATAAAATTAGAATTCTCTACATCTGTGGGCAACCAAGCTGGGAATATAAATTTTTAAGGACTGCTTTGAAGAACGACCCGAGCATAGAACTTGTCTCTTTTATAATCCTGCGTAATCCCGAAAATATCTCTATAGTGCCGGAAAATCAGCTTTCCTTGATTCCCTTTCCTACAACAGAAATATTTACTAAACAGATATTCAACTTCGATTTACTTATATTTGAAAATTTTACCTATACCCGCTTTGGGATTCCCAGAGAGTACCTGGAGAACATTCGGAAATTTGTTGTGGAAGCAGGGGGAGGCTTTCTGATGATAGGTGGAGACAACTCCTTTGCCCGGGGAAGATATAAAGGGACGCCGGTTGAAGAGATATTGCCGGTGGAAATGGAGGAGGTAAAAGGAAACATTATTATAGACGGTAAGTTCAAAATGTTAACCAGAGAAGCCACGCATCCAATTCTGAGATTATCCGATAACCCGGGAGAGAATAGCCAGATATGGGCAAGGATGCCGGAGTTGGATGGTTGCAATCGTCTATTAAAAGCAAAGCCTGATGCCATTGTTTTAGGAGTCCATCCTTTAATTAAGAATAAGTACGGAAATCTGGTAATACTTGCTGTTTGGGAAAAAGGTAAAGGGAGGGTAATGAGTGTGGCTTCCAATAGTACCTGGAGATGGAGCTTTCAGGCTCGGGGGAGAGGCGGCACAGGTGCCTATTATGAACGGTTTTGGCATCAGGCTGTTCACTGGTTAGTGAAATCTCCCCAACTAAAACTCGTCCATCTAAATACAGACAAGAAAACCTATGCAAAAGGGGAAGAGATCCTTTTATCTGTCAGGGTGTTTAACAAATACTATAGGCCCAGTGAACATGCCCGGGTGTATGTAGAATTGGTAGACCCCTCAGGAAAGAGGATTGATTTAGGAAGCATCTCACCAACAGATAGACTTGGTGAATATGGAACTAATTATTTAGCCGAGAGAGAAGGAAAGTATACATTTACTGCCACAGCCTGGGAAGGCTCGAAGGTTCTCGGCAGGGATACTGCTTTCTGTAAAGTGGCCATTCCTTCTCTGGAGTGGGAAAATGCGCAACTGAACGAACCACTTTTGAGAGAACTCTCAGATTTAACTAAGGGAAAATATTTCCATATTAGTAGTATTGAATCGGAAGAAATCATTTTACCTGAAGTAAGGGAGACTACTCCTGTAGTGAAGAGAGTAGTAGCTGTGTGGAACAATCCTTTTATCTTTCTTCTTCTGTGTATATTGTTAGGTATAGAATGGTATATTCGTAGGAGAAGCGGGATGATGTAAGAGGAGAAAATGGTCGATGCCTATTTCCAATTGATTAGAATAATTGGTAAGGTCAAAAGATGGATAAGAATCAAAAGTTTAATTGAGGGGATTCTTTTGTCCTTTTCCATTCTTCTGGGATTGGTAATAGTTTTTAGCATTTTAGACTATTCAATTTCGTTTAATTCCAGGGTGCGCCTCTATTTTCTTATAGGTCTTATTCTTTCCATTATTATTCTGTTAGTAAAATTTATTGTTATTCCTTTACTTTCCCCTTTAACCGAGAATAAGATTGCCCTCAAAATTCAGAAAAGGTACCCCGCCTTAAGAGACGATTTGATAAATTCTATACAGCTCTTTCCCATAGCAAGCTTGAGAGATGAAGTCTATGTATCTAAAGCACTGATTGGTGAACTTATTAGAAGGACTTCCCAAAAGGTGAGAATCGTTAACCCTTTTGAGGTAGA
This genomic window from bacterium contains:
- a CDS encoding BatA and WFA domain-containing protein; its protein translation is MNITFLNPSFLWGLPVVSIPILIHLFSRRRPITSQFSSVKFIQLASTTVIRRFKLKQLILLILRSLILLLLTLLFARPVVRRMPLFAQAEGVSRSSVILIDNSYSMGYVEEGESRFALAKKVARRILKMTKRGDRAALFLISDEVKPLVSYLTDDKQILWERLEEGSLSFRPTNLFPGISQAYKILQESGSPNREIILIADLGINGWQGIDGKSIKEFDPEVKFIIIDLNRESLSNVAVAKVDCRRLTMGETSQISIKIRNYSKEKISRLFVSVFLEPQSKFQIDRETGEKVGQGFVDLKGGRKASKDFFYNFPREGTYLGKVEIQEDSLPSDDRFYFKAEALEKIKVLLIDGHPGISSFSSETFYLTLSLSPTTSEVSPIQSPLVVKVVTLDGFPQEKLDDFSVIFLANVGKVTSSLRERLTNFVREGGGVVFSLGDNVNAQEYNLNFDNLLPAELVEVKGKSKGEREFKAIDFQDFTHPILQVFAQGKEGDLTRTRFYQYFATQVKPSAKVVLGLADGLPLLIEGELPYPGAGKVLLFTSTLDRDWNNLPTKPVFLPLIQQMVRYLALSTLREEPWGTFLVGEEIRYKLGPGELPPSVEIIGPQGKKFSVIPVQKRDFSGIEFGPVEVPGIYQLSYITDGKWNNKYLPLNLNIESNESDLAKMGTREIRKLFLATPIKIIDDLTNLEKEILQLLYGKEISKNLIFLLVGFLFLEVFLANPRGKR
- a CDS encoding DUF4159 domain-containing protein; protein product: MGHGKFGSLLVIGIVICNLIASPLPAEQRDRFVFSQLRYKGGDWDPYPTAYKEILHYLTTTTSVRAQTARRELSLSDPELFFSPFLYMSGKEEFAPFTAQEIENLRRYLSCGGLLLIDDASGGRDLGFNRAVLREMEKFFPEGKLKRIPPDHAVFRSFYLSPRVVGRRVGNPYLEGIDIDGQTVVIYSQNDLGGAWVRDRLGNWLYECVPGGELQRLEAMKLFLNVIIYSLTGTYKKDTIHQPYIQQKLKTRRTAP
- a CDS encoding glutamine amidotransferase; this encodes MGTLHFSLDPNRLWLVIATILVLVVLLYWNFKWIGKRKGLFFMLRLSIYLLLIFLLFEPVRTIEEEPDEEASVAFLIDTSSSMGVKDPISRFSLVKEFLKGPLLEGLKEKYNLLFFTFASTFRRATAEEILQSIPQGKSTDIGQALDGLEEELRGQRLAGIFLVTDGAHNAGRDPRLATERIPASIFSVGVGNPREFKDLQISEVQVSDFVFKNTPTDIGVNIRSYGFENKEISVILKKETEILQTKKVRMPEDGKEVSLSLRFTPRSIGSFHYTISVPSYRGEISFVNNRKDFTLQVLRDKIRILYICGQPSWEYKFLRTALKNDPSIELVSFIILRNPENISIVPENQLSLIPFPTTEIFTKQIFNFDLLIFENFTYTRFGIPREYLENIRKFVVEAGGGFLMIGGDNSFARGRYKGTPVEEILPVEMEEVKGNIIIDGKFKMLTREATHPILRLSDNPGENSQIWARMPELDGCNRLLKAKPDAIVLGVHPLIKNKYGNLVILAVWEKGKGRVMSVASNSTWRWSFQARGRGGTGAYYERFWHQAVHWLVKSPQLKLVHLNTDKKTYAKGEEILLSVRVFNKYYRPSEHARVYVELVDPSGKRIDLGSISPTDRLGEYGTNYLAEREGKYTFTATAWEGSKVLGRDTAFCKVAIPSLEWENAQLNEPLLRELSDLTKGKYFHISSIESEEIILPEVRETTPVVKRVVAVWNNPFIFLLLCILLGIEWYIRRRSGMM